The Acinonyx jubatus isolate Ajub_Pintada_27869175 chromosome B3, VMU_Ajub_asm_v1.0, whole genome shotgun sequence genomic interval GGTGCTATCCAGAACATAAGGCATTATGAAGTGGCCCAATGTTTGGCTCTTCCTAAAGTCATTCACTGACACCTAGCAGCCCTCTTCCAATGGTGAGAATTATCTTTTCAAACCTTCCCAAATCAATAGACCAAATTCACAGGACCTCGTTCTTCCAGATTAGCAACTTCCTGGCTTTCCCAGGCCCTACTACCTTCTTTTACAGAGGACCTCAAGATACTACGCAGAGATTGCAAATCACCAAGGCAGAAATTGATACTTATACCCCATTCTGGATGTACATATGAAGACTAAGTTtggattctatttttaagataaagGAGAAAGTAGGGAGAAAGTTGGaatataactaaaattttttttgatctgATTTTTGGCAATATCGTTTTAAGTTCCTGGAATTAGAATTCTCCACTGCTGAGAGACATGACATTGGACATGTTCTGAAAAGCTCTAAATGCTGGAGAGGTTTTCATGAACCCTTCAATGGGACAGTAATTGGTATCTACATTTCCCCCTTTGCAGGGGCCATATGATTCTAATTAAGCTTATTTTCCAAACCATCAGTCAGATTTACAGAATGGGAAGTCCTGTACATCAGTGCATTCCTTTTGCTGTGGACATAACCCACAGGACATGCTAAGAACACCTGTGTCCAGCTGGAAATTCTCCCAAAGGCATAGATATTGTCTTTAATATGCCCCTCTGGTATTTTATGCAGCAAGGCAGTACCCACACATGACCTCAACATAttaacatatttcatatttttttttattcaagagCCCAAATAGTGAAATACACTCCAGGCAAAATCAAAGacagcaggattttcttctttccttggttATAGAATAGGCATTTTCTGCTTAACggcaagaaaatttaaataaatagaccATTTAGAACTTGATATTACCAAAAATCAAGGGTAAATTCTATAAACAAGGTGAAGACATAGTACCAAAGATCcaaaacatgaatataaaaagtCATATAAGTTAAATGGCTTCACTTTAGCTATACAAAGAGCAGTTACTAGTCTGCCTTTAAGGAGGTCAGTtacattttaatatctatatCAAACATTTCAACATCATTGTGCAGGCATCTCATTCATGCCCATTCAAGAAAGTCATGTTGATTCCACTATTTTCTCtaagcaataaaataaagtaagtttGAATAGTTCCAAGACATAAGTCTTTCAAACACTAAATGTTTGAGTAAATCCAGATGCTATGATAATATCTAAAATTGCTTGGAAACTATTTCAATAATAGATATGCTAACTCAGTTTAAAAGGCTAAACTGATAGCTCCATGTAAACATAGCCTATGGGCGGGGGGAATGTTTAGGTACTAAGAAGAACTCAAAgtttgtttgtgtatatatatatatatatatatatatatatgaataacaaTTGTTCAAAGGAACATACTTTATAAAAGAGAAGATAGGTGGGGTGGGTATTGACAATCTAATACTTTCTCTGAGCATACCAGCTAAGCACTGATTCTCCTCTACCTCAAATAATGAGTTCTTGTTATGTTCCTAAAGATACATCATAGGAAATCCTAAAAAATCATGTTGAGATAAATAGGTTACATAACTCTGGTAACACCAAGCCATTctacatactgtaggattcctGAGCTTTGTCAATTCACTTTCTTCATTGGCCCCTAACTGCCTTTCTTCCAGAAAGTCTTCTATGTTCTATTGAACATATCTTTTTCCCTGATATTCAGCCTATGCCTTTGTGTATTTACTTCCACTGCTTCATTTCTCCATTGGAGTATCCTCGTGGAGAGGAATTGCACACACACAACcttctctttccttaaaaatatatcacGACTGGGTGCTTTTTCCATCATCCTTTTACCCAGACAACTAGCACTGCCTTAGCCAAATCTCATCCCCCCACCAGCTTCTCTAACATCCTGTTCCATTATTGTACATGTAGAACAAAGGGGAAGTTTAAAGACAACAGAGTGAGTGTGCTGCAAccaagttttcattttacttttctaggGGACCACATAATCTTAacaccattttaaagataaaatacaatGGGGCCCACTGATCATTCTGGAGTGTAGAGTTTAACAATTGAGAAGTCTGAAATAATCTATTCTCCATGTGATTTTCCAGAAATCTATTAGATGATgccacattttcaaaatttgctttgtttctctgtgggtgtgttttatagattttaagaCACTGGAAAGCCTAAATGTTGCTGTAAAACACAATCATCAGTTAAAATAACGTATTAGTGTCTAAACAATAAACTAGTGATAGAACTGATATATTGctccagctttttttgtttttaatgtacttttggtTCTTACTCAGTTCCCACCTTTTTCTCATTTCAGAGGCAACTAGTTTCAGAAGATATTTTcaacttgagatttttttctattacttttattttatgattcAATTATTAATGGAATGGTCATAAGAACCTTTGATTGTACATTCAATACAACCATATACTGTGATTTGACAGCATCCTCAAATTTACAGTAAAAATTTATGATATAAAATTAGTTGGTCTATTCTTTCGGGGTTATGATATTTAGCTATTACTTACATTACAGGTAAAACTATAGtatctttaaagagaaatatggtgtgtgtgtgtatatatatatatacacacacacgtgtgtgtgtatatgtgtgtgtgtgtgtgtgtatatatatatacacacacacacacatatcattaTAATAATGTACAATTGAGGCCTTAGATTACCAGACCTCAGCTAATTGGAACAAAGGAAGAGGAAGACCCCAGTCCAAAttcaaatggaaatggaaattccATTTCACCAAATTCCATGCCACTGAGGGTTGCCTTATATCAAAGCCTCCAAAATTACTAATGAGAATTTTCTCAAACTAACTTTGCCTTCCTCTATTTTGCAGCTGAAGAAATCTTGTTTGTTCGTACCTATTATTCATTATAGTTCACCTACTTTGGGAGAACAGTACCACAGCGGAATGGCCAGGGCACCTACCTCCCACAGCagctaagaatatattttatttatatataaataaagaaagagcCGAGTCCAGCTCAGCATTCAGAGAACACCATTGTGGAGGCTAAGACTAAGAACGAGTGGGGCCACATCATAATTGTAGGAATGGAGAGGGACAGACCAGTACCATTGGATCTATTGGTTTTACATTTAATCAGTATCACAGGGCATAATTAATCAACTGAAAATATACATACCACAAACATGtttcaaaaagtaattatttCCAGCAAAAAATTCTCATAATTACAAATAATgaagtgtggtttttttttccctctttcaatCCCCCTTTCTCCCTTAGTTCAGGagtatatgataaatatattgaTTTCATATGTATATTCTCAATGCTAATTATAGTTGAGCTGCTTCTTTTTCTGGCCCATGTATGTTTTATGTTTCAATGTTTCGGTGGCTAACAAATTAGTCCCACTCTCCACAGCTTCAAAGTGAAACTCTGTGAAGCCTCCTCATCTTTCTGCATCCTTTCCTAGCTTGtcaatttgattttcttctagtactttcCCACCTGCCTAAAAAGTAACCCTCAGATTTCAGATAATCTAACCCTCCAGGAATCATTCTTGATATCTACCAATACATCTGTGAGTTCTGGCATATTTAGACTGGCAGAGAGCACTAGATGGCTAGAAACTAAAACAGCAAAAACTACTTGAACATTGTTAAACACGAAGTCCCAAGCACAAGGACTGGACTCAAGGATTCATCATAagtaaatatttgggaattttccagTTGGGCTCTATCCATGCTGAATAAAGCCTAGGCAATACCCCTTATACTAACAAGGATAATAGTTCCCTAAGGTAGTAGTTATTCAGGTAAGTCTGTTCTTCAGGTCCCAAAGCTTCCATCAGCTGTATTACTTCTTTCCCAAGGCAGATGAACACATGTTGAAACAGGGTTTCTTCCTCTACATCTTGGGATCTTTTTACTCAGGGCTTTTCACTAGGAAGAGATGTGATGGGGCTACTATTTAGCCAAATGCCATTTGAGTGGTAAAAGAAGTATGGAGATGTTAGAAGCTTATGTTCTTCTGACACGTAAATTCCTGTCTTTCAGGGAGACAATGAGACTCAGTTGAAATAGTGGATTCAGTTcttagtttcctttcctttacataattaaaaaaaaaactcttttacaATCATACCTTCAACCAGCTAATCTAGATTTCATCTTTTGCTGAAATTCTTCTCCAGCCAACGCCGGACTTCTTGAAGGTTGTAGTAGAAGGGCCCCTTTCCTCCTAGATAAGCAATTTTCTGTCTCTGCACAATACACACACGTTCAAAGGCTACACCATAAGCTACATTGGCATTATTGTCCATGCGGTCAGCCACAACTCGACACTGGGGCGGCAAGGAGAAATGCTCCAGAAGCTGGTGGGCTGCTGCACATCGGTCTTCTTGGTTCCGGTGCTTCTTCacttcaaaagacaaagaagaatcaCCAGGCACTGCCCAACCATCTGAAGGATGAGCCTCATCAATGTAGACCAACAGGAAGTCAGCCACTGATGAGAACTCTTCCACCAGTTTGCTGAAGGCTGGCAGCTGGCTAGTAAAAGGAGGTCAAGTGGCTGAGCCAAAATTGACCACCAGTGGACGCTCAGGGCTGGCAAAGTCAAGAAGGTGGCACTCGCCTCCATCAACTATCTTCACCTGGGCACCATTTCTACTGTTGTCACCTCCTTCAGAATTAGAGACATGTACCACACTGGAATTGGGGGCATCTTCACCCAATTTCACCTGatggtgaaaaaaagaaaaagggagagaatacCATATGAAATGCATTGTCACTCCAATTCACTCTATACAAAACCAACCAGCTCTAATACAATGTGGGATTTCCTTCATAggatatgataaatatatattgatttgAGTAAAGAAGCATCATGGCTGGTAATGTAAAGAATGGCCCTAAAGAGTAAGTCTTTTTCATTCTGTATAGTCATTGAAGGTAATTATTTTCATCATCAAAGGCACCACATTCAAAGAACCATTGAAGGCACCACTCTTTTCATAATTATGTTGAGGCTGGTATTCTTTACTAGCTTAGTCTGCTGTCAATGCTGAGCACACATTATACAACAAATGATTAAttgacttaattttaaaagttaaaagtgaaTGGTCTACTTTAAGTGAAATTGTCAGAGCTGTGGGGGTTAGGTACCTCTTTTTTATATTCCCACTTCTGAATTctaaaatactcaggaaagaCCTTTATATTCTTGCATGATGCTAATTTACTTAATCTCCACCAATGGACAATGATACCAATGGGCTCAATTCTTGGACAGAGCTAGAAATCTGAGGTCCACCATTTACTAGAAGGGCTACTCCCACTTCACCTCTTCAGTgcttcagtttttccatctgtaaaatgctgATAATAATGCCTGTCTTCCTCAGACAGTTATAAGGGCTACAACATAAGAAAATGAGCTCTTGTATACTATAAATCATTGTGTGAGTATAGGTTCCATTATTAAATGctacccaaatatatgaaacagcaTATCATCTTTCTGGGAAactctatgtttaaaaaaaaaaaggactatccTCAGAAGTAATTTGATCTCTTCTCAGGATGATGTCCTTTCTAGAGGTTTCTTGAGCTACCACTTACTTTTGGGTTCCCATAACCCAAAAGTAATGGAAATGAGTTCATTTccattaaacaaatgaaatagaaacatagaattattccagaattattttaattcctcatttttcatgggtttttgttttgttttcctgtttttatctAGGAAATCACAAACCATTTACTTTTCTATCATACATTCTATTAACAAGCtcctctgcattttaaaataggcaGGTATAAAAGAAGGTATGGAAGAAAATTGTTCCACATGCCCCTTTGCAAGTGGTTTAAATAGCTGAACACAGAATGAAGGAAAGTTTGCTGGCCTTTGGATCTGTAAATTGATAATAAAAAGCTTGCAACATAAAAGAACCAATTACTTCAGTTTGAATTAACACAATCGGATCTTCCCCTAGTACGGTTTAATCAAAGCCAATAACATTACGGACAACTTACGACAGCCCAGTTGATTTTTATACGCTATACTTAATATTACAAAACACTCCCAACTGGATCGACTTATTTCCCTCATATAAATACAGCCACATATAACACTGTTAGTAATTGAAGTCACTTAGAAGTAAATTGTTAAAGACTCAACAATCCAAACTGATGTAAAATACTCAAGGGCTTTCATTCAGAAGCTTCTATCTAATGTGAATGCATAACTCATTTTAActgtagagaaagaaggaaagaagttctttctctcccttctgaaAAATCCTAGCAATGCAGATTTGAAACAATACTATTAGTTTTCTAAAAATCTTAAGATAACAATCTTCTTTCTTAGAAAAGGAAGCTGTTGGTATTATTTAAATAAGTACATTTGTTTTTAGTTACTATCAGGGAGAAAGTTActttgtttatattaattttcttggTTAATTTGCAAGTTACCCTAGATGGAGAAATCTTATAAACCACTTTCAGCTGGGTTATTTTATATGAGGTAAAATAACACCTCACACATCTCTGAGGtatgaaaatatgcttaaaatttaaagatacacACTTTATAGGTATTATATATCTTTTAACCTACCTTCTCATTAGATTTTTCCCACTTAAACTATCAGTAACAGCTCTAGAAGGGCTGCTTTCAATGATACTGTGTTGTGTTCCTCAACATACTGTGATATAAAGATCTGAATGCATTCACTCTAAATCCATTAAATGCTGTAGTGACTTCTTGGGAAGTCAACAACCCATTCACAGAAGAAAAGTCATCTCTAGACTACAGACTTGTAGGTTCTTGGTAGGTGGAAACACCATCTGGTTTTTGGAGTCATGTTAAAGACCTCTGATGCCCCTGACTCTCACCCAAGCAGAACTGCTGATTTTGCATTATTCCTGATTATTCAACTGAATAATCTCATCTGATGCTTCTGTCACAGGTGGCTCTCATATTACCTGCAgttaattttcttagaaaattaaagcaccttctccttcctcttagTGACAATGTCTATAGTTCAGCCACATAATTCTTTTCAAAGTATAGacttagaaaatttcaaacaagTACAATACCTtcactctcaaattaaaaattagaaaagttacCAAATACAtaatgcttttgtgtgtgtgtgtgtgtgtgtgtgtgtgtgtgtgtgtagtgccGAGAACAGCACTAGCATTTTATTAAGCTGgaaattttgttgaatgaattagtaAATGAACGATAGCTATTATAATCCTAGGGGTCAGTGAAGAATTTTACACTTAATAATAACCTAGACCTGCAATGAACATAATTATGTttgggtgatggatatgttcactgAGTCAGATAATTCAGAAATGTGAATCCTGGAGCCCTATTGTAGAGTTCTGCCATAATCAACACCGAATactgttgatctgctcttgatTATCTTGGCTCTCAATGTATGAAATCAAAGAAgccaattctttttattttgctctgcAGCCATGGGACCCTACTGCAGATTGGAATGTCATAAACAGCGTGTTCATGAAGATGACTAGGTTAGAGAAAATGCGTAGGTAAGACTAAAGATATTAATAAAACTACATGGGGAGAAAAAACCCCACACCCATTATTTGTAAGTCTCAGTGTGAGTAGACCAGTAGTCTACTTTTATAAACATCATATACTAATCATAAAATTTGTCCGTCTTTGCTAAAACCTGCTGATGACACTTTagcaacaataaagaaaaaaacttcagaaattaaaaaaaaatggaagttcactttaaacaaacaaaaataaatcttttaaaaggaCATTACTGTCCTTTCTCAATTGCCATTTGAGACCAATATCATTTCTCATCTTCCCATTTGATCTCCGTGAAAATTAAATTCCTATTATGAACAGAGTTTCAAGTGGAGAATTTCTTGGTTTGCTCAGTTATATGCCCTGCTGAGATGGAATGGGAGAATCACCATTGTCTTCAATGATGGAAGATTCTTTGCTTTCCCCAGGAGCAAAGCATTCCTTGACAAAGAGCcaaaatgatgaagaaaataaagttggtCCCATAATAACATTTAGGCTGCAGGAAAGAAGCTCAACAAAAACAAGTTATCCCCTGGTACTctcaaactttgttttaatttcccaCAGTGGCACAGAAAGTCTCCTGGCCACAAGTTACCTAtcatcttaatttctccttcttagagggtttgtgtttggtttttgtccTTAATGAGACATATTTGCCAAAGAGGCATTCAAAAGGCATTTTTTACTCTTGCGGAAGAGTAATTAGGTCGGTACCTCTTTCCCTGCCAGCATTAGCTGCTCTAAAGAGAACCCTGCCCAGTATTTAATGCCCAAACACAAGAAGCATCATTTCCACTAATTGGTCTTGAAGTTCCGATGTTCCCAAAGGGTCCCTTTATTTTCCAAGGATCAGAAAGGACATACGTAAAATGTAATATCGTCATCACTGACTTTATCTCTCTCATCTGCGCTATTACAGTTGTCCTTTCCTATGTTTGTGTAATCAACATCAACACAACACCAACAAGGGAGTAAATAAAGGGCTTCATTTTTATAACACATGACCTCTCCCGGCAGAATGCAAATGTTGTGATAgccatatttataaatatgaacaAGAGGGTAAATATATGGCCTATAAATTTGATTCCTGTGATGATAGGATTCCTTTTACTGACAATGTTCAGTGCATGGGGAAAAGGATAATACTGCTTTAGCATGTGGACTCTGAAATGCagggcaaggggaaaaaagaaccatTCATCAAGCAGAAGCTGGAAATAGAGCATATACTActaaccttgtttttttttcctcttttccacagCCTTAGAAAGGCTTCTGGACAAAATATCACCTCATCTCATGATAGGAAGTAAGGCAAATGATAAAAATGGGGGTTGGGTGTGTGGCAGAACAATATTTACACATCCTTCTTGCTACACAAAAGCCCTAGGATGGCTTTATTAACCATCAAGAAATTTCAAATTCTTTGACATAATGACCAGGCTACATCAGTGTCCTTACAAACATGGCCAAACAATGATTAAACAGTAATTTACCCAGGTACATTCCAACTGGCCAAATAAACCAGAGTTGAAGAATGAGCTACTGACTCTTTCCTCCAAGTTCAACTCCTCTCTGGTCCTTCTGTTTTCGGTGCATGCCTTGAAAATGCAGCTCTAAGCTGTATCATTTCCTAGTGTTCTATCCAAGTGATGGATAAACTCTGGCTGGGGCCTCCTTTGTGTTCTTTTGAGAATGTTTCTCTCTTAAGAGAGCTATTTTCCATTGTAGAAACTAGTGTCAAAAGGCTGGAGGtgaatgaagaggaggaggatgttAGAGACCCTTTCAAAACCAAAATTATATGTTCAAATGaatatgttttctgtatttctaccGCAATATTAACTGCATAGAAATTAAACTGCTTGTCAACATCTATACTGTGTGTTTACTTTTACACTTCATTTAGGTAGGAGCCCGGTTCCCAGACAGGGGAGTTTGCTTATTGGTTGCATTTTCGAGTCTTGGAGTGCTAGTACAAGGATGCAGTGTTAGATGCAATGACACAGATTAGGAAAACTTAAATAACAAACATCTGTTATTCACCTCTGTCCGTCACAAGTTTCCGTAGACTTTTTTTCCATCAAAACCCATGCATGGAACTCCCTATAACCAAGAGCAAATTATCTTTAAAGGTTCCActctggaattaattttaaattccattcaacattttaatgaagaagggttgtttttattttgttctattttaatttatttgtcaCCCCCTCCAGGAGCCAAATACAGGGATAACACTTTTACTGCACTTTCTCTAACTATCTCCCCAAATATCTGACCTTCAACGAGGGGAATTAGAAATGACATGCCTTGTGTATGACAGGTG includes:
- the DIO2 gene encoding LOW QUALITY PROTEIN: type II iodothyronine deiodinase (The sequence of the model RefSeq protein was modified relative to this genomic sequence to represent the inferred CDS: inserted 1 base in 1 codon), with protein sequence MGILSVDLLITLQILPVFFSNCLFLALYDSVILLKHVVLLLSRSKSTRGEWRRMLTSEGMRCIWKSFLLDAYKQVKLGEDAPNSSVVHVSNSEGGDNSRNGAQVKIVDGGECHLLDFASPERPLVVNFGSATUPPFTSQLPAFSKLVEEFSSVADFLLVYIDEAHPSDGWAVPGDSSLSFEVKKHRNQEDRCAAAHQLLEHFSLPPQCRVVADRMDNNANVAYGVAFERVCIVQRQKIAYLGGKGPFYYNLQEVRRWLEKNFSKRXKSRLAG